From the genome of Halomonas sp. I5-271120, one region includes:
- a CDS encoding ABC transporter ATP-binding protein — MAEPALSIRGLTKVYGNGFHALKGIDLDVQQGDFFALLGPNGAGKSTTLGVVCSLVQKTAGKVSVFGTDIDKDFARAKYNLGVVPQEFNFNQFEKVEDIILAQAGYYGMSHREAKPRAAQLLKDLGLWDKRDGSARALSGGMKRRLMIARALIHRPKLLILDEPTAGVDIELRRSMWEYMRRINREEGTTIILTTHYLEEAESLCRNIAIINHGEIVKNTSVRELLGQLNTETFLLDLAEQVSEAPTLGDFQVEKVDASQLAVSVKRGQRLNDVFSQLSEQGLTVVSMRNRANRLEEMFVSMVEESNAEAAK; from the coding sequence ATGGCTGAACCGGCGCTGTCCATCCGTGGCCTGACCAAGGTTTACGGCAACGGCTTTCATGCCTTGAAAGGCATCGATCTCGATGTCCAGCAGGGTGACTTCTTCGCGTTACTGGGTCCCAATGGGGCCGGCAAGTCCACCACCCTCGGGGTGGTCTGCTCGCTGGTGCAAAAGACCGCCGGCAAGGTGTCGGTGTTCGGCACCGATATCGATAAGGACTTCGCCCGCGCCAAGTACAACCTCGGCGTGGTGCCCCAGGAGTTCAACTTCAACCAGTTCGAGAAGGTCGAGGACATCATCCTCGCTCAGGCCGGCTACTACGGCATGTCGCATCGCGAGGCCAAACCCCGTGCGGCGCAGCTGCTCAAGGACTTGGGACTCTGGGACAAGCGCGACGGCAGCGCACGCGCACTCTCGGGTGGCATGAAGCGTCGCCTGATGATCGCCCGCGCCCTGATTCACCGCCCCAAGCTGTTGATCCTCGACGAGCCCACCGCTGGGGTCGACATCGAGCTGCGCCGTTCGATGTGGGAATACATGCGCCGCATCAACCGCGAGGAGGGCACCACCATTATCCTCACCACCCACTATCTCGAGGAAGCCGAGAGCCTGTGTCGCAACATTGCGATCATCAATCACGGCGAGATCGTCAAGAACACCAGCGTGCGTGAACTGCTCGGCCAGTTGAATACCGAGACCTTCCTGCTCGACCTGGCCGAGCAGGTAAGCGAGGCGCCGACCCTTGGTGACTTCCAGGTCGAGAAAGTCGACGCAAGCCAGCTGGCGGTGTCGGTCAAGCGCGGTCAGCGCCTTAACGATGTGTTCAGCCAACTTTCCGAGCAGGGGCTGACCGTGGTGTCGATGCGCAACCGCGCCAACCGGCTGGAAGAAATGTTTGTCTCGATGGTGGAAGAGTCCAACGCGGAGGCCGCGAAATGA
- a CDS encoding ABC transporter permease encodes MNAMQIAVALWTLVGKEVRRFTRIWPQTLLPPSITMTMYFIIFGNLIGSRIGAMDGYDYMDFIVPGLIMMAVITNSYSNVASSFFSNKFQRSIEEMMVSPMPNWVILAGFILGGMARGLGVGIIVTGVSLFFTRIDVAHPLLTIGVVVLTAALFATGGFINALLGKKFDDISIVPTFILTPLTYLGGVFYSISLLPDFWQGVSMLNPILYMVNVFRYGFLGVSDIPVGWALAAICAFITVLFAIALWMLERGKGIRG; translated from the coding sequence ATGAATGCAATGCAAATAGCCGTGGCGCTGTGGACCCTGGTAGGCAAGGAAGTGCGCCGCTTTACCCGTATCTGGCCGCAGACCCTGCTGCCGCCGTCTATCACCATGACCATGTACTTCATCATCTTCGGCAACCTGATCGGGTCGCGGATCGGTGCGATGGACGGCTACGACTATATGGACTTCATCGTGCCCGGCCTGATCATGATGGCGGTGATCACCAACAGCTACTCGAACGTGGCATCCTCCTTCTTCTCCAACAAGTTCCAACGTTCGATCGAGGAAATGATGGTCTCGCCGATGCCCAATTGGGTGATCCTTGCGGGCTTCATCCTCGGTGGCATGGCGCGGGGCCTGGGCGTGGGTATCATCGTCACCGGGGTGTCGCTGTTCTTCACCCGGATCGATGTGGCGCATCCACTGCTGACCATTGGGGTCGTGGTGCTGACGGCGGCGCTGTTCGCTACTGGTGGTTTCATCAACGCGCTGCTCGGCAAGAAGTTCGATGATATCTCGATCGTGCCGACCTTCATTCTGACGCCGCTGACCTACCTGGGCGGGGTCTTCTATTCGATTTCGCTGCTGCCTGACTTCTGGCAGGGCGTTTCGATGCTTAACCCCATCCTCTACATGGTCAACGTCTTCCGCTACGGCTTCCTGGGTGTCTCCGACATTCCGGTGGGCTGGGCGCTGGCTGCTATCTGCGCCTTCATTACCGTGCTGTTTGCCATCGCGCTGTGGATGCTGGAGCGCGGCAAGGGCATCAGGGGCTGA
- the queF gene encoding NADPH-dependent 7-cyano-7-deazaguanine reductase QueF (Catalyzes the NADPH-dependent reduction of 7-cyano-7-deazaguanine (preQ0) to 7-aminomethyl-7-deazaguanine (preQ1) in queuosine biosynthesis), protein MTHDRPDTLAEAPLGRESAYPEQYDPALLYPIPRAANRAPLGIVNDALPFVGEDEWHAFEVSWLTPRGKPVVAVARFRLPADSPNLIESKSWKLYLNSYNQTRFASREEVIATLEQDLATGAGAPVSVELFGVDDQALATQRLPGECIDDLDVEIDAYTPDPALLSVGDEVVEETLHSHLLKSNCPVTGQPDWGSVLVRYRGPRLEREGLLKYLVSYRQHQDFHEHCVEHIFTDLMARARPERLLVLARYVRRGGLDISPWRATPGERPPEPLRLARQ, encoded by the coding sequence ATGACTCACGACCGTCCCGACACCCTTGCCGAAGCCCCGCTGGGACGCGAGTCGGCCTATCCGGAGCAATACGACCCGGCCCTGCTGTATCCCATTCCCCGGGCTGCTAATCGGGCGCCGCTGGGCATCGTGAATGATGCCCTGCCGTTCGTCGGCGAAGATGAGTGGCACGCCTTCGAGGTCTCCTGGCTGACGCCGCGTGGCAAGCCGGTGGTCGCGGTGGCGCGTTTTCGTCTGCCCGCCGACTCGCCGAACCTGATCGAGTCGAAGTCCTGGAAGCTGTACCTGAACAGCTACAACCAGACGCGTTTTGCCTCCCGAGAGGAGGTCATCGCCACCCTCGAGCAGGACCTTGCCACCGGTGCCGGGGCGCCGGTCTCGGTTGAACTCTTCGGCGTCGACGATCAGGCCCTGGCCACCCAGCGCCTGCCCGGCGAGTGCATCGACGATCTCGACGTCGAAATCGATGCCTATACGCCTGACCCTGCGCTGCTCAGCGTGGGCGACGAGGTCGTCGAGGAAACCCTGCATTCGCACCTGCTCAAGTCCAACTGTCCGGTTACCGGTCAGCCCGACTGGGGCAGCGTGCTGGTTCGCTATCGCGGCCCGCGGCTTGAGCGCGAGGGGCTGCTGAAGTACCTGGTGTCCTATCGACAGCACCAGGACTTCCACGAGCACTGCGTCGAGCATATCTTCACCGATCTGATGGCGCGCGCCCGCCCCGAGCGGCTCCTGGTACTGGCTCGCTACGTACGCCGCGGCGGGCTGGATATCAGCCCCTGGCGGGCGACGCCGGGCGAGCGACCGCCCGAGCCGCTGCGCCTGGCGCGCCAATAG
- a CDS encoding nitroreductase family protein: protein MDAMTLLHERSSMGKLRGPAPSADQLDAIYRAALRAPDHKELTPWRFIEFSGEGLTRLGELFAEAEFHNNPHIDDAALNAARKKPLRAPMIIAVVAKITPDEPKVPPLEQSLSAGCAAHGMLLAAQALGLGAMWRTGHYAFDPTVKKGLGLGEHDELVAFLYLGQMGGRHKPLPSRDPADFVERWN from the coding sequence ATGGATGCAATGACGCTACTGCATGAACGCAGCTCCATGGGCAAGTTGCGCGGTCCGGCCCCCAGCGCCGACCAGTTGGATGCCATCTACCGCGCAGCCCTGCGCGCACCAGATCACAAGGAGCTCACCCCCTGGCGGTTTATCGAGTTCTCGGGTGAGGGGCTCACCCGGCTTGGCGAGTTGTTTGCCGAGGCCGAGTTCCACAATAACCCGCACATCGACGATGCTGCCCTGAATGCCGCGCGCAAGAAACCGCTGCGGGCGCCGATGATCATCGCCGTGGTCGCCAAGATCACCCCGGACGAGCCCAAGGTGCCGCCCCTTGAGCAGTCGCTCTCTGCCGGCTGTGCCGCTCATGGCATGCTGCTGGCGGCTCAGGCGCTGGGGCTCGGCGCGATGTGGCGTACCGGGCACTATGCCTTCGACCCCACGGTCAAGAAGGGTCTGGGCCTTGGCGAGCACGACGAGCTCGTGGCCTTCCTGTACCTGGGGCAGATGGGCGGGCGCCACAAGCCATTGCCGTCGCGTGACCCGGCCGACTTCGTCGAGCGCTGGAACTGA
- a CDS encoding YiiD C-terminal domain-containing protein produces MREVGVPHPRLALPAAGQGDDLIAFRHWLEAAIPLVPPLGIRDMHWQDDTLVWSLSLAPNLKDKGTGFGGSLAAQTTLIGWCWVTLWLRSQGREQNVVVAEASQRFKAPVTGDYRILCRPEDLAGPAALADRLASRGKGRIALVQELYCGDTLCLTARGDYAVLP; encoded by the coding sequence GTGCGTGAGGTTGGTGTGCCGCATCCGCGCTTGGCGCTGCCTGCGGCAGGGCAGGGCGATGACCTGATCGCCTTTCGCCACTGGCTAGAGGCGGCCATTCCGCTGGTGCCGCCGTTGGGTATTCGGGATATGCACTGGCAGGACGACACACTGGTCTGGTCGCTGTCGCTTGCCCCCAACCTCAAAGACAAGGGCACTGGTTTCGGCGGCTCGCTGGCCGCCCAGACCACCCTGATCGGCTGGTGCTGGGTCACTCTCTGGTTGCGCTCCCAGGGCCGCGAGCAAAACGTGGTGGTCGCCGAAGCGAGCCAGCGCTTCAAAGCCCCGGTGACCGGCGACTACCGCATCCTGTGCCGCCCGGAAGACCTAGCAGGGCCGGCGGCCCTGGCCGACCGCCTCGCCAGCCGTGGCAAGGGGCGCATCGCGCTGGTTCAAGAGCTCTATTGCGGCGATACCCTGTGCCTTACCGCTCGCGGCGACTATGCGGTATTGCCCTGA
- a CDS encoding cation transporter: MSRNERRLGVNEVNLVTRKLKLEPCDADALRLAIAEIDELFGLQRVTYDTGKRKLSMAYDGSRLCIDHIEEILAQHAIEISHSWWNRFKEDHYRFVDQNIKDNASKEPWSCH; the protein is encoded by the coding sequence ATGTCCAGGAATGAAAGACGACTAGGCGTGAACGAGGTCAATCTAGTGACTCGCAAGTTGAAGCTCGAGCCCTGCGATGCCGATGCACTTCGTCTCGCCATCGCAGAGATAGACGAACTATTCGGGCTGCAACGCGTCACCTACGACACCGGCAAGCGCAAGCTCAGCATGGCCTATGACGGATCGCGGCTGTGCATCGACCATATCGAAGAGATTCTCGCCCAGCACGCCATCGAGATCAGCCACAGCTGGTGGAACCGCTTCAAGGAAGACCACTACCGGTTCGTCGACCAGAACATCAAGGACAATGCCAGCAAGGAGCCGTGGAGTTGTCATTAG
- a CDS encoding bifunctional DedA family/phosphatase PAP2 family protein gives MLETLVTAITHLSSQHSAIAYAIVALSAMAEALPVAGTLVPGSVLIVGISALVSTGALGTVPLILAALAGAIAGDGISFWLGYRYESRITGIWPLSRYPQWVARAEAFFQRHGGKGVFLARFVQGPRAFVPLAAGMSGMSPVRFYSVNIASAIIWATTHVLAGVLLGESLHVVAQVAGRLVLLMVLVALLVWAIVWLTRRVLLTRGLEALQAGVTHLEHWCAPQATTAQRGVARLLATARGEGLMLAIAIAVLIGCLWLFMGILEDLLTGDPLVQANQAVFHALQALRTHWSDTLMLAITELGDGIVTTSLTVTVAAWLLVRRAWRSTLYWLSAVGGAALFTPLIKALVHWPRPTAGLYSGWEAFSFPSGHATINTVLYGFLAYLIARALPARRRGWVVGAAALIVALIAVSRLYLGAHWLADVSAGIAIGFAWVILLAISHQRRHAPLREARGLLIVVLLTLAVVWPYHLYQQLSADRARYVPHPTIQQLAWQDWSQTAYHQLPDHRTDLGGEGEEPIVLQWAGDLEGLRHRLSEAGWQVDVPWTLINALHWLSPGHAAAGLPTLPRLNGGQPSALRATHLVAGQTGRRRVLHVWPTDFTLTGTCQASPQPLWVASLRIQQRRDLFGLLAVERDVSGVTDTQPVLKQTVQAPDTTTHFHSLSADTPLLLAAPASLAPPCGSQ, from the coding sequence ATGCTGGAAACGCTCGTCACCGCTATCACGCACCTGTCGTCGCAGCACAGTGCCATCGCTTATGCCATCGTGGCCCTGTCCGCTATGGCAGAGGCGCTACCGGTTGCCGGCACTCTGGTGCCGGGCTCTGTGCTGATCGTCGGCATCAGCGCCCTGGTCAGCACCGGGGCATTGGGCACCGTGCCGCTGATACTCGCTGCACTGGCGGGGGCGATCGCCGGGGATGGCATCTCCTTTTGGCTCGGGTACCGCTACGAGTCACGCATTACCGGCATCTGGCCGCTGAGCCGTTATCCGCAATGGGTGGCGCGGGCCGAGGCGTTCTTTCAACGTCACGGCGGCAAGGGCGTATTCCTGGCGCGCTTCGTGCAGGGGCCGCGCGCCTTCGTGCCGCTGGCAGCGGGCATGAGCGGCATGTCGCCGGTGCGCTTCTATAGCGTCAACATCGCCTCGGCGATCATATGGGCCACCACCCACGTACTGGCCGGGGTACTGCTCGGCGAGTCGCTCCATGTGGTCGCTCAGGTCGCCGGGCGCCTGGTGTTGCTGATGGTACTGGTGGCGCTCTTGGTCTGGGCCATCGTCTGGCTGACCCGCCGCGTATTGCTGACACGGGGCCTGGAGGCGCTGCAGGCTGGCGTGACCCACCTGGAGCACTGGTGTGCGCCGCAGGCGACTACCGCGCAGCGCGGCGTAGCCCGCCTGCTGGCCACGGCCCGGGGCGAGGGGCTGATGCTGGCCATCGCCATCGCGGTGCTGATCGGCTGCTTATGGCTGTTTATGGGCATTCTCGAGGATCTGCTCACCGGCGATCCGCTGGTGCAGGCCAACCAGGCGGTCTTCCATGCCCTGCAGGCCCTGCGCACCCACTGGAGCGACACTCTGATGCTGGCGATCACCGAGCTGGGCGACGGTATCGTGACCACCAGCCTCACCGTGACGGTCGCCGCCTGGCTGCTGGTCCGCCGGGCTTGGCGCAGCACGCTTTACTGGCTGTCCGCGGTGGGCGGCGCGGCACTGTTCACGCCATTGATCAAGGCGCTAGTCCACTGGCCGCGTCCGACTGCCGGGCTCTATAGCGGCTGGGAGGCCTTCTCATTCCCCAGCGGTCACGCCACCATCAACACGGTGCTTTACGGCTTCCTGGCCTATCTCATCGCCCGGGCCCTACCCGCCCGTCGACGCGGCTGGGTGGTCGGCGCTGCGGCACTGATAGTAGCTCTGATCGCCGTTTCTCGTCTCTATCTGGGCGCCCACTGGTTGGCCGACGTCAGCGCCGGTATCGCCATCGGTTTCGCCTGGGTGATCCTGCTGGCGATCAGCCACCAGCGGCGTCACGCGCCGCTCCGGGAGGCGCGTGGGCTGTTGATCGTGGTGCTGCTGACCCTGGCCGTGGTCTGGCCGTATCACCTTTATCAACAACTGTCCGCCGATCGCGCCCGCTACGTGCCTCACCCCACGATTCAGCAACTGGCCTGGCAGGACTGGTCTCAGACTGCCTATCACCAGCTCCCGGACCATCGCACCGACCTGGGCGGAGAAGGCGAGGAGCCCATTGTCCTGCAATGGGCGGGGGATCTGGAGGGGCTGCGACATCGCCTGAGCGAGGCCGGCTGGCAAGTCGATGTCCCCTGGACCCTGATCAACGCCCTGCATTGGCTGAGTCCCGGTCATGCCGCCGCCGGCCTGCCGACGCTGCCGCGCCTCAACGGCGGTCAGCCCTCTGCTCTGCGTGCCACGCACCTGGTCGCCGGGCAGACGGGCCGCCGCCGGGTCCTGCATGTCTGGCCCACGGATTTCACCCTGACCGGCACCTGCCAGGCGTCACCTCAGCCACTGTGGGTCGCCTCGCTCAGGATCCAGCAACGCCGCGACCTGTTCGGCTTGCTGGCCGTGGAGCGTGATGTTTCCGGCGTCACCGACACACAACCCGTACTTAAGCAGACAGTGCAGGCGCCCGACACGACCACGCACTTTCACAGCCTGTCCGCCGACACGCCGCTGCTGCTTGCCGCCCCCGCGAGCCTCGCCCCGCCATGTGGCAGCCAGTGA
- a CDS encoding phosphatase PAP2 family protein, whose amino-acid sequence MSPDIALLHAINGLASQFPALNTLMIAITRFGVLLMVLAVVPLWWARSQRDRERHLAASAGLAFIGGLVLNQLVLLFVQRARPYTDGLSHLLIAPSADPSFPSDHATAVTAIAATFLLQRRFRSGGAFALAGLLVMLSRVYVGTHYPSDVLGGLVTGCLAALVVRGFYTRECWLNRRLVRLL is encoded by the coding sequence GTGTCACCCGATATCGCCTTGCTGCATGCCATTAACGGCCTGGCCAGCCAGTTTCCCGCGCTCAATACCCTGATGATCGCCATCACTCGCTTCGGCGTACTATTGATGGTGCTGGCCGTGGTGCCGCTGTGGTGGGCCCGCTCGCAGCGTGATCGGGAGCGTCACCTCGCAGCCTCGGCAGGCCTGGCGTTTATCGGTGGGCTGGTGCTCAACCAGCTGGTCCTGTTGTTCGTGCAGCGCGCCCGCCCCTATACCGACGGCCTGTCACATCTGCTCATTGCGCCGAGTGCGGACCCATCGTTTCCTTCCGACCATGCCACCGCCGTCACCGCCATCGCGGCGACCTTCCTGCTGCAACGCCGTTTCCGCTCGGGCGGTGCTTTCGCGCTAGCCGGCCTTCTGGTGATGTTGTCGCGCGTCTACGTCGGCACCCACTACCCAAGCGACGTTCTCGGCGGTCTGGTGACGGGCTGTCTGGCGGCGCTGGTTGTCAGAGGTTTCTATACGCGCGAGTGCTGGCTGAACCGTCGTCTGGTGCGCCTGCTGTAA
- a CDS encoding isocitrate dehydrogenase, with the protein MPQTIAVIKGDGIGPEIMDATLKVLDALDCGFDYDVIEAGLGALEKHGTLIPQASLDSIAEHGLALKGPLTTPVGKGFSSINVQLRRHFDLYANVRPAISFPGTRSRYDDIDLITVRENTEGAYMAEGQSVSEDGETAVASIKTTRKGSERIVRHAFELARAKGRQKVTAVHKANIIKSSSGLFLDVAREVAKDFPEIEFQEMIVDNACMQLVMNPHQFDVIVTTNLFGDILSDLCAGLVGGLGMAPGANIGKQAAIFEAVHGSAPDIAGRGVANPCALLLATAEMLDYLDMKDKGTRIRTAIREVLESSRDQVTPDLGGTGTTETFADALVAAVRN; encoded by the coding sequence ATGCCCCAGACTATCGCCGTTATCAAGGGAGATGGTATTGGCCCTGAGATCATGGATGCCACGCTAAAGGTGCTCGATGCTCTGGACTGTGGCTTTGATTATGACGTGATTGAGGCTGGCCTCGGGGCTCTGGAGAAGCACGGTACCTTGATTCCCCAAGCGTCGCTGGACAGCATCGCCGAGCACGGCCTTGCCCTTAAAGGCCCGCTGACCACGCCGGTGGGCAAAGGGTTCTCGTCCATCAACGTTCAGCTGCGTCGCCATTTCGACCTGTACGCCAATGTGCGCCCGGCGATCAGCTTCCCCGGCACGCGGTCGCGTTACGATGACATCGACCTCATTACGGTGCGCGAGAACACCGAAGGCGCCTACATGGCCGAAGGCCAGAGCGTGAGTGAGGACGGCGAGACGGCGGTCGCTAGTATCAAGACCACCCGCAAGGGTTCCGAGCGCATCGTGCGCCATGCCTTTGAGCTGGCTCGTGCCAAAGGGCGCCAGAAAGTCACGGCCGTCCATAAGGCCAATATCATCAAGTCAAGTTCCGGGCTCTTTCTCGATGTCGCTCGAGAAGTCGCCAAGGATTTTCCTGAGATCGAGTTCCAGGAAATGATCGTCGACAATGCCTGCATGCAACTGGTGATGAATCCCCATCAGTTTGACGTCATCGTCACCACTAACCTGTTCGGCGATATTCTGTCTGACCTTTGCGCGGGTCTGGTCGGCGGCCTGGGGATGGCACCGGGGGCCAATATTGGCAAGCAGGCGGCGATCTTCGAGGCGGTACACGGTTCGGCGCCGGACATTGCCGGTAGAGGCGTGGCCAACCCCTGCGCCCTGCTGCTGGCCACAGCGGAAATGCTGGACTACCTGGACATGAAAGATAAAGGCACGCGGATTCGCACCGCTATCCGCGAGGTACTCGAGAGCTCTCGTGACCAGGTGACACCGGACCTGGGTGGCACCGGAACGACCGAGACCTTCGCCGACGCCTTGGTGGCGGCCGTCAGGAACTGA
- a CDS encoding CIA30 family protein → MELRFNDPQEQQRWYAVNDGVMGGISQSAFSVSQGEGRFHGEVSLENGGGFASVRRQPDGTESGFTQAKGIAITVRGDGRTYQLRLKSSALGDSSAYRVAFTPDTDAWQTLTFPWAAFEAVRRGTILSDAPPLAPEDIHQIGFLIADRTAGPFCLRVNRVTTAE, encoded by the coding sequence ATGGAACTGAGATTCAACGATCCGCAGGAGCAACAGCGCTGGTATGCGGTGAATGACGGCGTCATGGGCGGCATCTCGCAAAGTGCGTTCAGCGTTTCGCAGGGCGAGGGGCGCTTTCATGGCGAGGTGTCGCTTGAGAACGGCGGCGGGTTTGCGTCGGTGCGACGCCAACCGGACGGTACGGAATCAGGCTTTACCCAGGCCAAGGGCATCGCCATCACCGTGCGCGGCGATGGCCGCACCTACCAACTGCGCCTGAAAAGCTCAGCGCTTGGCGATTCCAGCGCTTACCGAGTGGCCTTCACCCCGGACACGGATGCCTGGCAGACGCTCACCTTCCCATGGGCAGCATTCGAGGCCGTGAGGCGCGGCACCATATTGAGTGACGCACCGCCCCTGGCGCCTGAAGATATTCATCAGATCGGTTTCCTGATTGCCGATCGCACCGCCGGGCCCTTCTGCCTGCGGGTAAATCGAGTGACCACCGCTGAATAG
- a CDS encoding alkene reductase — protein MAYDTLLTPTRLGSLTIPNRILMAPLTRARTPDSVPGKLQEAYYGQRAGAGLIISEATNISPTARGYVYTPGIWTDEQEAGWKGVVDAVHAKGGRMALQLWHVGRVSHEMVQPDGQAPVAPSALKGEGAQCFVEFEDGTAGRHETSTPRALETDEIPGIVEDYRQAAIRAKRAGFDMIEVHAANAYLLNQFLATGTNQRTDQYGGSLENRARFPLEVVDAVAEVFGPQRTGIRLTPFIELFGLTDDESEAMTFYLLEQLSKRGLAYVHVNEPDWAGGDIKFSDDFRRAMRARFTGSLIFCGHYDAERGERIISDGIADAVAIGRSYIANPDLVERIRLGAELNEPDSETFYGGDEKGYTDYPFLDNGFDRRA, from the coding sequence ATGGCCTACGATACCCTGCTGACACCGACTCGTTTGGGCAGCCTGACGATACCCAACCGCATTCTGATGGCGCCGCTGACCCGTGCCCGCACGCCTGATAGCGTCCCGGGCAAGCTGCAGGAAGCCTACTACGGCCAGCGTGCCGGCGCCGGGCTGATCATCAGCGAGGCGACCAATATTTCCCCGACGGCTCGCGGCTATGTGTATACGCCGGGCATCTGGACCGATGAGCAGGAAGCCGGCTGGAAGGGCGTCGTGGATGCCGTGCATGCCAAGGGCGGACGTATGGCGCTGCAGCTGTGGCACGTCGGTCGCGTCTCTCACGAGATGGTGCAGCCCGACGGCCAGGCGCCGGTGGCGCCGAGCGCGCTGAAGGGCGAGGGCGCTCAGTGTTTCGTGGAATTCGAGGACGGCACCGCCGGCCGGCACGAGACCAGCACCCCGCGGGCACTGGAAACGGACGAGATCCCGGGCATCGTCGAGGACTATCGCCAGGCGGCCATTCGCGCCAAGCGGGCAGGCTTCGACATGATCGAGGTACACGCCGCTAACGCTTATCTGCTCAACCAGTTCCTGGCCACCGGCACCAACCAGCGCACCGATCAGTACGGCGGTTCACTGGAAAACCGCGCCCGCTTCCCGCTTGAGGTGGTTGATGCGGTTGCCGAGGTGTTTGGGCCCCAACGCACGGGGATTCGCCTGACGCCGTTCATCGAGCTCTTCGGGCTGACTGATGACGAATCCGAGGCAATGACCTTCTACCTGCTGGAGCAGCTGTCCAAGCGCGGCCTCGCCTATGTGCACGTCAACGAGCCCGACTGGGCCGGCGGCGACATCAAATTCAGCGATGATTTCCGTCGTGCGATGCGCGCCCGCTTTACCGGCAGCCTGATCTTCTGCGGTCACTACGACGCCGAGCGTGGCGAGCGGATCATCAGCGACGGCATCGCCGATGCGGTGGCTATCGGGCGTTCCTACATCGCCAACCCGGACCTGGTCGAGCGCATTCGCTTGGGCGCCGAGCTCAACGAGCCGGATTCCGAGACCTTCTATGGTGGTGACGAGAAGGGCTATACCGACTATCCGTTCCTGGATAACGGCTTCGATCGCCGCGCCTGA
- a CDS encoding O-acetylhomoserine aminocarboxypropyltransferase/cysteine synthase family protein — MKLETIALHHGYEPDNQNAVAVPIHQTTSFAFDSAQHAADLFDLKVEGNIYSRIMNPTCAVLEQRIAALEGGIAGLAVASGMAAITYAIQTIAETGDNIVSISELYGGTYNLFAHTLPRQGIEVRFAHKDDMAGIAALIDDRTKAVFCESVGNPSGSVVDLQALADVAHRHGVPLIVDNTVPTPFLWRPIEHGADIVIHSATKYIGGHGTTVGGVIVDSGKFPWADHPKRFALLNEPDVSYHGVSYTRDVGDAAFIARARVVPLRNMGAALSAQAAWNLLQGLESLALRIERICDNTLKVAKHLAQHPQVTWVQYAGLESHKDHALAERYMGGRASGILSFGIEGGREAGGRFYDALQLILRLVNIGDAKTCSSIPASTTHRQLNDEELKAAGVTPDMVRLSIGIEHVDDIIADIDQALAAAKA, encoded by the coding sequence ATGAAGCTCGAAACCATTGCTCTGCACCACGGATACGAACCGGACAACCAGAACGCCGTGGCCGTGCCGATCCACCAGACCACTTCGTTCGCCTTCGACAGCGCCCAGCATGCCGCCGACCTGTTCGACCTCAAGGTCGAGGGCAATATCTACTCACGCATCATGAACCCGACCTGCGCGGTGCTGGAACAGCGCATCGCCGCCCTGGAAGGCGGTATCGCCGGCCTGGCGGTGGCCTCGGGCATGGCGGCGATCACCTATGCGATCCAGACCATTGCCGAAACAGGCGATAACATCGTCTCGATCAGCGAGCTGTACGGCGGCACCTACAACCTCTTCGCCCATACGCTACCCCGCCAGGGCATCGAGGTGCGCTTCGCCCACAAGGACGACATGGCCGGCATCGCCGCCCTGATCGATGACCGCACCAAGGCCGTATTCTGTGAGAGTGTGGGTAACCCTTCTGGCAGCGTGGTCGACCTGCAGGCGCTGGCCGACGTGGCGCACCGCCACGGCGTGCCGCTGATCGTCGATAACACCGTGCCCACCCCTTTCCTGTGGCGCCCCATCGAACACGGAGCGGATATCGTCATTCACTCGGCCACCAAGTACATCGGCGGCCATGGCACCACAGTGGGCGGGGTGATCGTGGACTCCGGCAAGTTCCCCTGGGCCGATCACCCCAAGCGTTTCGCGCTCTTGAACGAACCGGACGTGTCCTATCACGGCGTCAGCTACACCCGCGACGTCGGCGATGCCGCCTTCATTGCCCGCGCCCGAGTGGTGCCGCTTCGCAACATGGGCGCCGCCCTCTCAGCCCAAGCCGCCTGGAACCTGCTGCAGGGACTCGAATCCCTCGCCCTGCGCATCGAGCGGATCTGCGACAACACCCTCAAGGTGGCCAAGCACCTGGCACAGCACCCGCAAGTCACCTGGGTGCAGTATGCGGGCCTCGAGAGCCACAAGGACCATGCCCTCGCCGAGCGCTACATGGGAGGACGTGCCTCCGGCATCCTGAGTTTCGGCATCGAGGGCGGCCGCGAGGCCGGCGGCCGCTTCTACGATGCGCTGCAACTGATCCTGCGCCTGGTGAATATCGGCGACGCCAAGACCTGCTCATCGATCCCGGCCTCGACCACGCATCGCCAGCTCAACGATGAGGAACTCAAGGCCGCCGGCGTTACCCCGGACATGGTTCGTCTGTCGATCGGCATCGAGCATGTCGACGACATCATCGCCGATATCGATCAGGCTCTGGCCGCCGCCAAGGCCTGA